The DNA sequence GTAGCCCACGGGGCAGAGGTGATGCCAGTGACTGGAGTGCCAATAGTGTGACCGCATGCCTGACATGTTGAGTTCCGGGAGAACACGCGCCGCGCTTGCCACTTCCGCGCGCGTATCGGTCGAGTTGCTGTTGGTGTTCGCGACGGTCGCGGTGACCCTGTGGGGTCTCGCCCGCATGTGGTCGGTCGTGTGGCCGGTGATCATTGCCCTGTTCCTCACCACGCTGACCTGGCCGATGACTCGTGCGCTGCGGCGGCGTGGGTGGCCCCCGGCGCTGGCGGCGTTGCTGGTGACCCTGCTGTTCCTCCTGGCCATCCTCGGCATCGTGGCGCTGATCGCGGTTCCGGTGGCGTCCCAGTCGGGCGAGTTGAGCGACGGTGTGGTCGAGGGCATCAAGAGGATGCGCGACTGGGCCGCGGGGCCACCGCTGAACATCGGCGACGACCAGATCACGACTGCCCTGGACACCGCGGCCGCCCGAGTCCAAGGCAGCGTCGGCAGCTTGGTCAACACCGTCGCAACGGGAGTGGCCACCACGCTGAGCGGCTTGGTCACGGCCATCCTGGCGGTCTTCCTGATGTTCTTCTTCCTGAAGGACGGCCCGCGGTTCCTGCCGTGGCTCGCCCGCCAGTTGCCCGGACGACTCGCCAAGGACGTTCCGGTCCTGGCCGAGCGAGCCTGGGACACCTTGGGCGCGTTCATGCGGTCTCAGGCACTCGTCGGCCTGCTCGACGCCGCCTTCATCGGCCTCGGCCTGTGGATCCTGGACGTACCGCTGGTGCTGCCGCTGACGGTGCTGACCTTCGTCTCGGCGTTCGTGCCCATCGTGGGCGCGGTGTTCGCCGGTTTCGTCGCGTGTCTCATCGCGCTGGTGTCGAACGGTCTGACGGACGCCCTGATCGTGCTGGCGATCATCCTCGTGGTGCAGCAACTTGAGGGCAACGTGTTCCAGCCCATGATCCAGAGCCGTGGGCTCGGCCTGCACGGCGCGGTGATTCTGCTGGCGGTGACGTTGGGTGGCAGTCTGGCCGGCATCGTGGGCAGCCTTCTTGCCGTGCCCCTCACTGCACTGATCGCGGTGATCTGGAACTACCTGCGGGAGCAGCTCGCCGACCCGCCGCAGGAGCCGGAGGCCGACAAGTCGCAGACCGGTGCCGCCGTCCCGGAAGTGTGACTCCGACCTGGCAGCGACCCCTTGCTCAGTTCCACGCCGAGCCCCGCTGCGGGCCCGGTGGCCCCGACCGCCCTACGCGCGCACCGGCTCCGCCACCGGTCAGCCCCTGCCCGGCAGAGATCCGGTGCGAGTTCTCGCAGTCTCCTCGCCCTCATGCGGCGGGGCCTGGTGCTCGGCGCCGAGGACGAAGTAGTCGGCATCCTTCGGCCGCTGGGCCCCCGGGCGTGGACGGGGCGCCGGCACGAGATGGGGTATGTGCTTGGAGCAGTGCACATACGCCTCCTCCACCGTGATGTGCACCCAGAATTCGGGCCTGCGTCCAGGAGCGGTGTCCACAGGAAGGTGGGGGTATGCCCTCCGCTGCTCGTCGTCCCGGTGGAGCCGAGCTCCGCCGTTGACGTGCAGGCCGATGTGGTCGTGGGCGAAGTCGACGAAGAGCAGGCCGACATGCGGGTTCTCGGTGATGTTTCCCGCGCTGGCGAGGACACCGTTCCCACGGTACTCGGGGTAGGTGAGAGTGCGGTCGTCCAGCACGGTGACGAAACCCGGGGGACCGGCACGGAAGGTGACGTCGCAGGCTCCGGCGGCGTCCGACGTGGACAGGAACGCCATGGTCTGGCGCCCTATGAAGTCCGCCATCTGTGGTGTCAGACGGGCCTGCACCTGACGGTCGTAGAAGGTGGCGGCCTGGTCGGCCGTGCCGAGAACGTGCTGCAGGCGGCGCTCGCCGACGGAGCCGGTGGACTCGTGGGTGTGCTTCACGGAACGCGCTGCCTTCCTCTTGCCTGCAACTGGGCGTGGCGCCACGGCACTCTAACGCTGGATGGAGCGCGCTGTCGTGGTGGGCCCGGGTGTCCGACTGCGCAGGCGGCGCCGCCGACGAGGAGCGCGACCGTCGGGGCGCGTTGGGGAAAAACAAACGGGCGGGGCGGCGTCTTGGCCGCCCCGCCCTGCTGAGTGTGCTGGTCGGCGGACCGTCCGCACCGCCCTGTCCCACTGGCTGCGTCGCGCGTCGTCCCGTTGAGGGATGATCAATCGGTTCGGGTGCGGAGGCTCCGCGCCAGGTGGAAATCATCATTGTCACGTCGCACCACTCCACCGCGACCACCGCGACGCGCCCGCCGCTGCGCAGCGCGAGTGTCCACACCGGGACTACTCCGTGCCGTCCGCCGGCAGGCGCTCCGGCAGTCCGAGCCGGGGGAACTGGTCGTCGTGGAACGTGATGATCTCGGTGATCGCCCCGCCGGTGACGCGCAGGACGTCGATCGTCAGCGGCAGGTACGTGCCCTCCCGCTTCTGCCAGAGGTAGAAGGCGACGGCGGGCTGCCGGTTCACGGAGGTGGGGACGGCGCGCAGGCCCTTCATGCCCTCGAAGCCGCTCTCGATCCAGTCGTGCACCACCGCGTCGCGGCCGACGTACAGGCCCGGCGTGGGCGGCATCGAGCAGCGGACGTCGTCCCGCAGCATGGCGGCGAGCCCGCTGACATCCGTGGCCAGGCTGGCCTCGGTGTAACGGCGCACCAGCTCGCGCGTCCCGCTGTCCTCCTCGCCGCCGGTCCAGTCCTGCCGCTCCGCGGGCAGGTGCTCCCGCATGCCGGCGCGGGCCCGCTGCAGCGCGCTGTTCACGGAGTTGACGGAGTCCCCGAGGGCCTCCGCGACGTCCTTCGCCGGCCAGCCGAGCACGTCCCGCAGGATCAGCACGGCCCGCGGGCGCGGCGCGAGGTGCTGGACTGCCACCAGGTACGCCAGCTCGATCGTCTCCCGCGTGACGGCGATGGTTTCCGGCTCGTCCCCTTCGCCGGCGGGCAGCTCGTCGAGCAGCCGGTCCGGGTAGGGCTGCAGCCACAGCACCTCGCCGCCGGTCGCGGGCTCCGGGCGGCGCTTGGCCAGCAGGTCCAGGCAGGCGTTGGTGGCGATCCGGTACAGCCAGGCCCGGAACGTCGACCGCCCTTCGAAGGTCTCCCGCCGCCGCCAGGCACGGAGGAACGTCTCCTGCACGGTGTCCTCGGCGTCCTCGAACGACCCGAGCATCCGGTAGCAGTGCACATGCAGCTCCCGCCGGTGCCGCTCCGCCAGCCCTGAGAACGTCGGCTCGTCCACCTCGCCCAGACCGCTCACGCCCATCTCCTCCAGTCGCGTGTCCGCACTCATCACCGTCATCCTTCCGCCTCGTCGTGTCCCGTCGTAGGTGTGACGGATGCGGGCGCGACAACTCATCACCAGGGTCCGTCGGCATGGCTGACGGCATGGCTGATCCAGCGCCGTACCGCCGGCGCAGCTCTTGCTCAATCTATCGATAGTCGATAGATTCCCATCGCAACTCGATGGAAGGATGGACGGTCCCATGGGAAAGCTGGCAGTGCGTGCGCTTCGCGCCGTGCTCGCGGTGGTGCTCACCGGCACCGTGTTCGTGCAGGCGTTGATGGTGTGGACATTGGTCACCGGGAGCGACCCGGAGGACGGGTCGCTCCCACTGACCCCGCTGCGCGTGATCACGATCCTGGGCATGGTGTCGGCCCAGGTCGCCGTGGTCGGCGTATGGCGGCTGGTGACGATGGTGCGACGTGGAACAGTGTTCTCCCATGCCGCCTTCCGGTACGTGGACGCCGTGATCGGCTCGATCGTGGCGGCTGCCCTCCTGTGGTTCGCGGTCACGGGCATCAATGCGCCGGGTCAGCGGGACGACCCGGGCGTCACCGTCATCATGGGCGGGATCGGCCTGGCCATCCTGGGGGTCGCGCTCATCGTGCTCGTGCTGCGGATGCTGCTCGCCCAGGCCGTCGCGCGCGATGTCGAAGCGGCGCAGATGCAGGCCGAGTTGGACGAGGTGATCTGATGCCGATCGTCGTCGACATCGACGTGATGCTGGCCAAGCGGAAGATGTCCGTGGGGGACCTCGCCGACCGCGTAGGGATCACGCCCGCCAATCTGGCGGTACTCAAGAACGGCCGCGCCAAGGCGGTGCGTTTCGCGACGCTCGCCGCACTATGCGACGTACTCGCGTGCCAGCCGGGCGACCTGCTGCGCTGGGAGGCCGAGGACGCCGCAGGCGGATGACGTGCCCCGCGTGGGCGTGACAACGCCGGCCCTGCCGGTCTCACCATGGAGTACCGGCTTACAGCTGCTGACCGGTGTTCTTGGGGGCGGGCGACGGGTGTTGCGCCGGTTGCGGTGCGGTCATGTCGAGCAGGAGGAGAGCATCGTGGTCGGGGCTGCCGGGGTCGGCGGTGTACACGCCGATGCGCTGGCCGGGGGTGCCTTCGACGTGCAGTGACTGCGAGGTGAGGGTGACCGGGCCGACCAGCGGGTGTCGGAAGGTCTTCTGCGCGGGCTTGCGCCCGGTCACTTCGTAGCGTTCCCACAGGCCCGCGAAGTCCGCGCTCTTGAGCAGGAGTTCGCCGACGAGGTTGGTCAGATCCGGGGCGTCGGACGCGGTGCCGGCCGTGGCGCGCAGGCGTGCGACGCATGCGGTGATCTGTCGGTCCCAGTCGGTGAACAGGTCCCGGGCCGCGGGGTGGAGGAAGAGGTAGCGGGCGAGGTTGCGGTGCTTTGCGGGCCAGTCGTCCAGCCCGGCGTAGAGAGCGAGGCCGCCGGGGTTCCAGGCCAGCATGTCCATGCTGCGGCTGATGACGTAGGCCGGGTTCGGGCGCAGTGACTCCAGCAGCAGCTTGAGGTGGGGGCGCACCGTGCGGCTCGGGGCGGGAGGCGGTTCCGGGGCGTAGCGGGCGGCTCGGGCGGCGAGCTCGCGCAGGTGCTGATGCTCCTGGTCGTCCATGCGCAGGGCGCGGGCCAGCGCGTCGAGGACGGAGGGGCTGGGGCGGGTCTCCTTGCCGCGTTCCAGGCGCACGTAGTAGTCGATGCTGATGCCGGCGAGGGTGGCCAGCTCCTCGCGGCGCAGCCCGGGGGTGCGGCGGATGCCGGCGCCGACGGTGAGGCCGACGTGTTCAGGGCTGGTCTGGGTGCGGCGGGCGCGCAGGTAGCGGCCCAGCTCGGCGCCCTCGCTGTGTGCGCTCTCGGATGCCATGCCTCCAGTCTCACCCGCTGCTCGGCCGGCGCGCAGGCGAGAGGGGGGCCCTGTCATTACCCCCGAAGAGCCCGCCCTGCCACCCCGGCGCAATCCGGTCGAAGGTGGAGGAGCAAGACGCCGGTACACCGGCCGTCGCCAGAGCCGCCGCAGGCACGATCTGGCTCGTCGGGGGTTGAGTGAGGGTGCCGGGCGACGCCGTGAACCGGAGAGGGCGACATGCGCACCATCAAGCTGCGTGACCTGGAAGTGTCCCGGATCGGACTGGGTGCAATGGGAATGTCCCACGGCTACACCGGTGCGGGGACCGACGATGCCGAGTCCATCAGGACCGTGCACCGGGCGCTGGAGCTGGGCGTCACACTCATCGACACCGCCGAGATCTACGGCCCGTACACCAATGAGGAACTGCTGGGCCGGGCACTGAAAGGGCGCCGGGAGCAGGTGGTGCTGGCCACGAAGTTCGGCCTGGTCTCCCACGGCGTGGAGGGCGCCTGGAACCTGGACTCCAGCCCGGCCAACATCCGCACGGCCGTCGAGGGCTCCCTGAAGCGGCTGGGCGCCGACCACATCGACCTGTACTACCAGCACCGGGTCGATCCGAACACACCGATCGAAGAGACCGCCGGCACCGTCGGCGAGCTGATCGCCGAGGGCAAGGTCCGCGCCTTCGGTCTCTCGGAGGCCGGCCCGGACACGATCCGCCGCGCGCACGCCGTCCAACCGGTCACCGCGGTGCAGTCGGAGTACTCACTGTGGACCCGGGGGATCGAGGAGCGTGTCCTGCCCGTGCTGCGTCAGCTGAACATCGGCCTGGTGCCGTTCTCGCCGCTGGGCCGCGGTTTCCTGACGGGCACCGTCCGCTCCACCGACCAGTTCGACGGCTCCGACTTCCGGCGTGGCAATCCGCGCTTCTCCGGGGAGAACTTCCAGCGCAACCTGGCCATCGCCGACGAGGTGCAGGCCCTGGCCGCCGAGGTCAGTGCCTCGCCCGCGCAGGTGGCGCTGGCCTGGCTGCTCGCCCAGGGCGACGACATCGCCCCGATCCCCGGCACCAAGAGGGTGGCCCGCGTCGAGGAGAACAGCGCCGCCGACGCCCTCACGCTGACGAGCGGGCAACTCGGCAGGCTCGCCGGCCTGCCGCCCGCCGCCGGTGACACCCACACCGAGTCCCAGGCGCAGATGCTCGAACGCTGAATGTCACCCGCCGCCCGAAGCACCGGCCCCACCCCTGATCTGGAGTAGTGATCCCTTATGCGTGCAGCTGTGATGTACGGAGCCGGAGACGTCCGCGTCGAGTACCGGCCCGACCCGAAGATCGTGCAGCCCACCGACGCCGTCGTCCGCACCCTCGCCTCCTGCGTGTGCGGCAGTGATCTGTGGCCCTACGGGGCGATGCCCGCCACCGAGACCGGCCGGCCCATGGGGCACGAGTTCCTCGGCGTCGTCGAGGAGACCGGCGCGGATGTGACCGGCCTGAAGGCAGGTGACCTGGTTGTCGCTCCGTTCACCTACAGCGACAACACCTGCGACTACTGCGCCAAGGGCCTGCACATCTCGTGCCGCAACGGTGGCCGGTACGGCTTCGACGGTGTCGACGGCGGTCAGGGCGAGGCAGTCCGCGTCCCGTACGCGGACGGCACCCTGGTGAAGCTGCCGGTGGCCGCCGACTCCGCGCTGCTGCCCTCCTTGCTGGCGCTGTCGGACGTGATGACCACCGGGCACCACGGCGCGGTCACCGCCGGCGTCGGGCGCGGGGACGCCGTCCTGGTCGTCGGAGACGGGGCGGTGGGCCTGTGCGCGGTCATCGCGGCCGAGCGGCTGGGCGCCGAGCGGATCGTACTCGCGGGCCGCCACGAGGCGCGCACCGACTTGGGGCGCGCGTTCGGCGCGACCGATGTCGTCGCCGAGCGCGGCGAGGAGGGCATCGCCCGGATCCGCGACCTGACCGGCGGCGTCGACGAGGTGATCGAAGCGGTCGGCACCCGCCAGGCCCTCGACACCGCGCTGGGCGCGGTCCTGGATGGCGGCACCATCAGCCGCCTGGGCGTCCCGCAGTACGAGCAGGGACCCATCGGCCCGGCGGAGTTCATGCGCAACATCACCCTGACCGGCGGTGCCAGTCCCGCCCGCGCGTACATCGAGCACCTGCTGCCCGACGTTCTCGACGGCACGATCGCCCCCGGCCGCGTCTTCGACCGGACCTTCATCCTCGACCAGACGCCGGCCGCCTACCGGGCCATGGCCGAGCGTCAGGTCCTCAAGGCCTTCATCCGCCCCTGACTCCCACCCGCACAGCGAAGGACACCCCGCTCATGCAGACCGTCACACTCAACAACGGCATCGAGATGCCGCTCCTCGGCTTCGGCGTCTACCAGATCCCTGCCGAGGACACCCAACGCGCCGTCTCCGACGCGCTCGCCGCCGGCTATCGACTGCTGGACACCGCCGCCGCCTACGGCAACGAAGAGGCCGTAGGACGCGCCATCAAGTCCAGCGGCATCGCCCGCGCGGAGCTGTTCGTCACCACCAAGCTGTGGGTCCAGGACGCCCCGGCCGAGGACAACACCAGGCGTGCGTTCGAGATGTCGCTGGCCAAGCTGGGTCTGGACTACCTCGACCTGTACCTGATCCACCAGCCCTTCGGCGACGTCTACGGTCAGTGGCGCGGCATGGAAGCTCTCCACCGCGAGGGCCTGGCCAAGGCGATCGGGGTCGCCAACTTCTACCCCGACCGGCTGGTCGACCTGATCGTCAACAACGAGATCACCCCGGCGGTCAACCAGATCGAAACCCACCCGTTCTTCCAACGCGCCGACTACCAGGACCTCATGCGCGAGCACGGTGTGCGGATCCAGTCCTGGGGCGGCTTCGCCGAAGGCAGGAACGACCTGTTCACCAACCCCCTGCTGGCCGAGATCGGCAAGGAGTGCGACAGGTCGGTGGCGCAGGTGGTGCTGCGCTGGCTCACCCAGCGTGGCGTCGTCGCCATCCCCAAGTCCGTGCGGCCCGAGCGGATGGCGGAGAACTTCGACGTCTTCGACTTCCAGCTCACAGATGAGCAGATGGCACGGATCGCCACCCTGGACACCGGCAGCTCACTGTTCTTCGACCACCGCGATCCGGAGGTCGTCACCTGGCTCGCCAAGCGCCGCCTCGACGCATGACCGCCACTCCACGACGACGCGCCCTCCTGCGGGCCACCTTGATGACCGGACTCGGCGCTGTGACCGGAGCCCAACTCACCGGCTGCTCCTCGCCTGCGGGGCAGGGGAGTCGGCGTCAGACGGCGTCCCCGAGGCCCTCCGCGACGACCCCGGGCGGGGGGAAGGTGTTGCTGGCCTACTTCTCGCGTCCGGGCGAGAACTACTACCACGGTGGACGCACCATCCTGAAGGTCGGCAACACCGAGGTACTGGCGCGCAGGATCAGCAGTCTCACACCGTGCGACGTACACCGTATCGAGACTGCCGATCCTTACCCGTGGGACTACGACGAGACCGTCCGCCGCAACGTGCGCGAACAGGACGATGACGCGCGCCCGGCCATCAAGGGCCGGTTGCCCTCCCTCGACGGCTACGACACCGTTCTCCTCGGCAGCCCCATCTGGAACGTCCGGGCACCCATGATCATGACCACGTTCGCCGAACAACTCGACTTCCGCGGCAGGACCGTCGTCCCGTTCACCACGCACGCCATGAGCGGCCTGGGCACGACCGCACGCGACTACGCGCGCTCCTGCCTCGGCGCGACGATCGCCCCGGGCCTCGCAGTGCGCGGCGAAGAAGTCGCCGACGCCGATACCGACATCCGGACCTGGCTTCGCGAGGGCGGACTCGCCGGCTCATGACGAAGATCCGCCGTGGGCGGCGGCCCGGAGCTGATGCGGCGGGGCGGACTCTCTACGTCGTGCCTCCCGCAGCGGGCGCCGCGCTGTTGCCCGGCGGGGCCGCCGCCCCTCCGCCCGGCGGGGCCGCCGCCCCTCCGCCCGGCGGGACTGCTGCCCCTCCCGCCGGTGGGGGCACGATCGCGGTGCCGGGAGCCGGCTGAGTCACCGGCTGCGGTGGGTAGCTGATGTGCACCACACGCACGAGCGCACCCGGCACGAAGACGCACACCGCCTTCGAGCGGGTGCGGGGCACGTCATCCGGCCCGGTCCAGGCGATCGGCTGCTGGAGCACGAGATCGCGCCGGGCCGGGTCGGGGTCGGTCGATACGTAGCGCACATAGCCTTCCACCAGGCGCCCGTCGGACAGTTCGACGGCAACGAAGGGCTTCCGCCGGTCCGCTCCCGCCCGGTCCGTGAGGGCGTACACGGCCACCGTGCCGTCCCGTAACCCCGCGCCCGTGCGCTTGGACGACGTCCGTCCCGCGTACACCCCGGCCAGCGTACTGAGCACCATGCTCAGCGCCATGGTCACCAGCGCGGCACCGATCCACGACCAGGGGCGGTCCCGGAAGTCGGCCGGCGCCCTGTGCAGGGCGCCGGCGGGCACCAGAAAGGTGACCAGTTCCCCGGCCAGCAGCGTCAGCAGCAGTCCGGCGGAGGTCGCCAACGCACCTACGCTGAACAGCTGGACGACCTCGATGGTCGACGACCGGGTGTCCTGTGGACGGTAGCGGCGCAGTGCCTGGTGGAACGCGAAGCCCGGCGTCATCGCGGCGAGGAGGATCACCGCGGCGATGACGCTACTGGGCACGAGGCTGCCCCTGCGCGGCGGGGTCCGGAGGCTGGGCGGGCGGCGCGCTGGTCACGGCGGGCGGCAGTTCGAGGTCGGGTTCGTCGATCAGGTCCTCCACGACGAAATGCCGGTCGTCAAAGCCGAACTCGTCCTCCCACTCCTCGCTGCCGGACCCACCGGTCCCGTCAGGCCCGGATCCGTACGGGGGTGTGTGGTGCTCGGTCGCCATGGGGAGTGCGTCCTTCCTGTGCAGGTGCGCTGTTCACACGCGGTGTCGGTCGTGTTCCAGTCCGATGAGCGTCGTCACGTCCGATGAGCGTCTCTTCAAGTCAGGTGAGGGTCCTCGAACGTCGTAGTGATGCTGACGAGCCCCGCCCACAGTCGCGGCGGCACCGTGCCCACTTCCGCGCGGTACTGACGCTGGGCGGTGCGCAGGGCCGTCGAGGGCGGGACGCCCTGTGCGAGGAGCCGGTAGAGGATGGCCAGGATGCGGGCGGTGGGGTGGCTGTGCCGGGGGTTCTTCGCCCTCCCGTCCGGCAGCGGAAAGATCCCACCGATGACCGTCTCGGCACCGCGGCACAGGGCGACCGTGGGAATGCCGAGCGGGTCGGTACCGCGGCGCTCGTCGAGTTCGGCGGACAGGCAGGCGTTGATGAGCAGGGTCCGCGGGAAACGCAGGGTGAGCATGCGGGCCGCCGACAGCTGAGTCCGCCGGTCCAGGCGAAGCGCGTGGGCCAGTCCGGGGCTGTCGTTGCCGTGTACGGAGGCAGCGCCGACCGAGAAACCGGCGCCGTCCGGACCGAGCACCGTCAGCAGTTCCGCGGCGGTGCGGGCATGGACGACCTCGGTGCCGTAAGCGGCGTCGAGAGCGTTCCGTTCGAGGTCCAGGCCCTCGGCGTTGACACCGGCGAGATAGGCGAATGCACGGTTCCTGACGGCGCCGGTTGCTCGCTCGTCGCCACCTGTTGCCGCGCTGTCCGCGAGTGACAGGCTGGGCAGCAGGGCCAGGACCGCACGGTCGAGCACGTAGCCCTCGGGATCGTCCGGTTCGACGCTGAGCGCGGCCCACGGCACCCGCCACAGGCGTGAGTCGGGTTCGATCAGCAACTTCGGCACCGCGCCTGCGGGGTTGGTGTTCCGCAGCAGGTCCACCAGGCCGCTGGGCAGCAGGAGCTGGGCGAGGGTCGCCCACGGTGTGGTGTCGCGAGCGGTCAGATGGCGGCAGCGTGGTGTCGTGCGCCAATCGGGGGCTTCCGCGCGGACTCCCTCCGTTTCGCCGGCTGCGCTGTCAGGCACGATCTGGGCGGGCGTCGGAAGCGCCGGGCCCTGGCGCAGGTCTTGGAGCCCGGTGACCTCGCCGAGCAGGACCCCCGCGGCGCCCTCGACCGGGTGGAGGAACGGATGCTGTGTGCCGTCCGGGTCCGTCCACAGCCCGGCGATGCGGTTCGTCCGGCCGTTGCCGACGAGCCGAAGTTGCAGCACATGGGTGCTCCAGCGCTGCGCGTACGGGCGCGGGTCGCCAGTCCGTCCCTCGTCGCCTGCGCTCAGCGCCCACCGAAACCGTAGGGAGACCAGCGTCTCCAGTCGTTCGTACGCCCGCGCCACCTCCTGCTGCCCGGCGCGCGGAGGCGGGGCCGGCGCATGAACTTCGGCGGCCCGCGCCGCCTCCGGTGGCGTCGTGCCCTCGGCGCCGGCCAGCGTGCTCAGCAGCCCGACGATCTCGGACATGCCTTCCTGCTCGATGTCGTCAGGCGTCCGCAGGATCAGTTCCCCGCG is a window from the Streptomyces sp. NBC_00299 genome containing:
- a CDS encoding CHAT domain-containing protein — its product is MFSYLVSRAVMGGSWYPPVVFLVVVVVVFAVRHGRQGPMVGVKEVRREAVHLKPLTDRLQRAMELGEAGDLAAAVELIDSVAAHPATERLPLIAANVAMLRSDIAVAQGDLPTAEQEAVTAVRHHEQGTNRSTWSEALEKLGRIQLTLGRNDDAHRTLTQALEVGGGFMFRLSRVRVELYLTNIALDADDIPRAIEHATAARKFAAKWRCRPQHAIACDMLAILALAENRTDDAARWTAEAARVLGHDDCALPQRVRHLISTALVAHAHGNDQEALAAYLAMMRGVAELRAGWGWRDAQTFYVDLYSEHEFAAYATAHSLHLSGDQQALGAFALLLELGNRTALRRMLRGELILRTPDDIEQEGMSEIVGLLSTLAGAEGTTPPEAARAAEVHAPAPPPRAGQQEVARAYERLETLVSLRFRWALSAGDEGRTGDPRPYAQRWSTHVLQLRLVGNGRTNRIAGLWTDPDGTQHPFLHPVEGAAGVLLGEVTGLQDLRQGPALPTPAQIVPDSAAGETEGVRAEAPDWRTTPRCRHLTARDTTPWATLAQLLLPSGLVDLLRNTNPAGAVPKLLIEPDSRLWRVPWAALSVEPDDPEGYVLDRAVLALLPSLSLADSAATGGDERATGAVRNRAFAYLAGVNAEGLDLERNALDAAYGTEVVHARTAAELLTVLGPDGAGFSVGAASVHGNDSPGLAHALRLDRRTQLSAARMLTLRFPRTLLINACLSAELDERRGTDPLGIPTVALCRGAETVIGGIFPLPDGRAKNPRHSHPTARILAILYRLLAQGVPPSTALRTAQRQYRAEVGTVPPRLWAGLVSITTTFEDPHLT